Genomic window (Streptomyces sp. RerS4):
GTAGATGCATGATCCCCGGGCGGATCGCGCGGCTACCGTCAAGCTCACGCGTGACGGGGGCGGGTCATGCGACCCAGGGTTTCCACACCTTCTCGTTGCGCTCGACCCACCGCTTCGCCGCCTCCCGCGGCGAGAGCTTCTGCTCGGCGATCATCAGGGACACCTCGTTCTGCTGTTCCTTGGTCCAGTGGAACCTCTTGAGGAACGCGGCGGCCTCGCCGCCCGCGTTCGCGAAGCGCGTGTTCAGGTACTTGCGCAGGGGTGTGTGCGGGTAGGCGCAGGCCACCTTCTGCGGATCGTCCGCGCAGCCCTCGGTGTACTCGGGGAGCTTCACCTCGGTCATCGGGACGCGCTCGAAGAGCCACTGGGGCTCGTACCAGTACGTGAGGAAGGGCTTGCGCTCCTTGGCGAACTGCTTGATCTGGGTGATCTGGGCCGCCTCGGAGCCGGCGAAGACCACTTCGAAGTCCAGGCCCAGGTTCTTCACCAGGGCCTTGTCGTTCGTGACGTAGGAAGGGGAGCCGTCCATGAGCTGGCCCTTGCCGCGGCTTTCCGGGGTGCGCAGTCGGTCGGCGTACTTGTCGAGGTTCTTCCAGTCGGTGACGTCGGGGTGGGCCTCGGCGAAGTACGTGGGGACGAACCATCCGATGTGGCCGGTCACCCCGAGGTCTCCGCCGGGGGTGATGGTCTTCTTGCCCCGGACGTACCGCTCCTCCTGCTCGGGGTGGCCCCAGTCCTCCAGGATCGCGTCGACGCGGCCCTGGCTGAGGGCGTCCCAGGCGGGGACCTCGTCGACCTGGACGGTGTCCACCCGGTACCCGAGTTCGTGTTCGAGGAGGTACGAGGCGACGGCGGTGTTCGCCTGGGCGCCGACCCACGACTGGACGGAGAGCGTGACGGTTCTCGCGCCGTCCGCGGCGGCGTACGGGGAGGACTGGCGGGTCATGTCCGCGGCTCCGCAGCCGGTGAGGACGGCGAGTCCGGTGGCGGCGGCGAGGACGGCCGCGCCGCGTCGGCGCGGGGGGCGCCGGTGATGTGCGTCGCGCATGTCAGGCCTCCTTCGCGGGCTGGGTGACACGGTCGAGGAGCAGGCCGAGGCAGACGATCGCGGCGCCGGCCACCAGGCCGGTGGCCAGGTCGCCCTGGGCGAGGCCGAGGACGACGTCGTAGCCGAGGGCGCCACCGCCGACGAGGCCGCCGATGATGACGACGGCGAGGACGAGGACCATGGCCTGGTTGACGGCCAGCAGCAGCGCGGGCCGGGCGAGGGGCAGTTGGACTTGTCGCAGCAGCTGCGAGCGGGTCGCGCCGAGCGAGCGCGCGGATTCCACGGTGGTCGGGTCCACCTCGCGCAGGCCCTGGACGGTGATCCGGACGACGGCGGGGAGTGCGTAGACCACGGCGGCCGCGGCGGCGGGTGCGCGGCCGACGCCGAACAGCGCCACCACGGGGATGAGGTAGACGAACTGCGGCAGGGTCTGGCACACGTCGAGTACGGGCCGCAGCAGCCGCTCGGCGCGGGCGCTGCGGGCGGCGCCCACGGCGATCGCGAAGCCCAGGACGAGCGTGACCGCGACGGCGACCAGGACCTGGGAGAGCGTGTCGAGGGAGGCCTCCCACACACCGAGCACGCCGACGGCGGCGAGGGCGAGGACCGCGGTGAGCGCGGTGCGCCAGGTGCCCGCGCGCAGGGCGAGCCCGAAGGCCACGAGCAGGAGCAGCCACCAAGGCGTGGCCTGGAGTACGCCGCGCAGCGGGTCGAGGAGCCGGCCGGTGAAGCCGGCGGCCCAGTCGGCGGTGCCGCCGACGACGGGTACGCCGGAGTAGAGGTGGTCGGTCATCCAGGCGACGGCCGAGTTCACCGGGTCGGCCGGGGAGACGGTCCAGGAACCCGGCCACACGGTGCTGCCGGCCATCCGGCCGACGACGGCGGCGGCCACCGCCGCGAGGAGGGTGAGCAGGCGGCCGTACCAGCCGCAGAACACGCGGCGCAGCAAGTGCTGTTCGCCGGGGGGTACGGGGTCGGCGCCGATCCGGCGGCCGGCGGCGTCGGCGGTGCGGTCGAGCACGACGGCGAGCAGCACGATCGGGATGCCGGCGGCGAGGGCGGCGCCGACGTCCACGGAGGCGAGGGCCTGGTAGACGCGGTCGCCGAGGCCGCCCGCGCCGATCACGGAGGCGATGACGGCCATGGACAGGCCGGTCATGACGGCCTGGTTGACGCCGAGCAGGAGCTGTCGGCGTGCGAGCGGGAGGCGGGCGGTCAGCAGCCGTTGGCGTCCGGTGGTGCCGAGCGAGGTCGCGGCCTCCAGGACGCCCGCGTCGGCTTCGCGCAGGCCGAGGGCGGTGAGGCGGGCCATGGGCGGGGCGGCGTAGACCACGGTGGCCAGGACGGCGGCGGGCACGCCGATGCCGAAGACCAGCACCATCGGCAGCAGGTACGCGAAGGCCGGGAGGATCTGCATGGTGTCGAGTACGGGGCGCAGGAGGCGGTCGGCGCGCGTCGAGAGCCCTGCGGCGAGGCCGAGCAGTGCGCCGAGTACGACGGAGGCGGCGACGGCGACGACCATCAGCGCGAGGGTCTGCATGGTCGGCACCCACATGCCGAGCAGCCCGCAGGCGGCGAAGGCGGCGGCGCAGGTCAGCGCGAGCCGGATGCCGGCGAGGCGCCAGGCGACCAGCGCGGCCAAGGCGGTGACGCCGGTCCAGCCGGCGGCCAGGAGGAGCACGTAGACGACGCGGACCGCCACCACGACCGCGTTGCTGACGTGGCCGAAGAAGTAGAGGAACAGCGGGTGGCTGTCACGGTGGTCGATGATCCAGTCGCCGACGCGGCCGAGCGGGCCGGACAGGTCGACGGCCAGGGCCGTGGGCCAGCCGCCGGCGCCCGGGAAGGCCACGGCGAGGGGGATCAGCAGGACGACGGCGACGCCCATGGGAAGGAGGAACGCGCGGCGCGCGGCGAGGCCGTGCAGGACTCTGCGGGGGCGGTCCTGCGCGGCGGGCGCGCGGTGGGAGGAGCCCTGGCCCGCGGCGGACCGTTCGGCGGACTGCGGGGCGTCCGAACGGGTGGCGGCGGCGCGGCTGTCGGCCGGGGTCTGGGCCGGTATGTGGGCCGGCGCCGGGGTGTGGGCCGGCGTGTGGGTCGGGGTCGCGGTCATGCGCGCCACCTCCGGGCGTCGGCGGCGGGGGCCGTGGGATGGGCGGGGCAGGTCATGCCGCCACCCCCCGTCCGGTCGTGGCCGGGAGCCCGGCCACCACGGCGAGCAGCGCCGCGTCGTCCACGACGCCCAGGCAGCGGCCGTGGTCGACCACGCGGGCCGGACCGCCGCTGCGGGCGACGGCCTCGATGGCCTCGACCACGGTGGTCGCGGGGTGCAGCGCGGGCCCCTGTTCGGCCTCGCCGGCAGCGGCGGGGCGCATCGCGGTGCGGACGGTGAGCACCTGTTCGCGCGGGACGTCGCGGACGAAGTCCCGTACGTAGTCGTCGGCGGGCGAGCCGACGATCTCCTCGGGCGTGCCGAGCTGGACGATGCGGCCGTCGCGCATCAGCGCGATCCGGTCGCCCAGGCGCAGGGCCTCGGCGAGGTCGTGGGTGATGAAGACCATGGTGCGGCCCTCCTCGTGGTGGAGCCGGGCGACCTCCTCCTGCATCTCGCGGCGGATGAGGGGGTCGAGCGCGCTGAACGGCTCGTCGAAGAGGAGGACTTCGGGGTCGCAGGCCAAGGCGCGGGCCAGGCCCACGCGCTGCTGCTGGCCGCCCGAGAGCCGGTCGGGGTGGCGGTGCTCCAGTCCTTCGAGGCCGACCTTGGCGACGAGCTCCAGGGCCCTGTCCCGGCGGTCGCCGCGTGCGACGCCCTGGATCTCCAGGCCGTACGCCACGTTGTCGAGGACGGTGCGGTGCGGGAGCAGGCCGAAGTGCTGGAAGACCATGGCGACGCGGCGGCGGCGCAGGGCGCGCAGTCGGGCGGCGTCCATGGCGATGACATCCTCGCCGTCGATGGCCAGACGCCCGGCCGTGGGCTCGATGAGCCGGGTGAGACAGCGTACGAGGGTGGACTTGCCGGAGCCGGACAGGCCCATGACGACGAAGACCTCGCCCTTGCGGACGTCGAAGCTGACGCCACGGACGGCGGCCGTGCATCCGGTGCGCTCGCGCAGTTCGGCGGCGGACAGGTCGGCGTCGGCGGAGCCGGGGACCTTCGCGGCGGCCTTGTCCGGGCCGAAGACCTTCCAGAGGCCGTCCACGGAGAAGACGGGGTGCGTGCCGACCGGGTCGGTGGCGGGCGTGGCGGTGGTGGGTGTGGCGGGCGTGGTGTTCATCGGGTACCACCGCCCCGGGTGAGCAGCTCGGCTGCCCTTTCGCCGACCATGAGCACTCCGATCATCGGGTTGACCGCGGGCATCGTCGGGAAGACGGAGGCGTCCGCGATGCGGATGCCGTCGAGCCCGCGGATCCTCAGGTCCGGGCCCACGACGGCCTCGGGGTCGTCGACGGCGCCCATGCGGCAGGTGCCGGCCGGGTGGTAGACGGTGTGGGCGACGGAGCGGGCGTAGGCGCTCAGTTCCTCGTCGCCGGTGATCTCCGGGCCGGGGCACACCTCGCGCCGCAGCCAGGAGGCGAGCGGCTCGGTGGCGGCGACCTCGCGGGCGAGCCTGATGCCGTCCACGAGGGTCCGGCCGTCGTAGTCGTCCTCGTCCGTGAAGTAGCGGAAGTCGAGGGCCGGTTTGACCTCGGGGTCCGCGCTGGTCAGGTAGAGGCGGCCGCGACTGCGGGGCTTGGGGATGTTGGGGGTCATCGACACCCCGTGCGCGGGGCGTTCGTAGCCGATGCGCTCGGGGTTGTCGGTGAAGGGGACCTGGTAGAAGTGGAACATCAGGTCGGGCCCCGGCGAGTCGGGGTCGCGCCGGACGAACAGCCCGGCGTCGCTGTCCATCGCGGAGTTCTCCGGTATCGGCCCGTCGGTCTCCCAGACGATCACCGACTCGGGGTGGTCGAGCAGGTTCTCCCCCACTCCCGGCAGGTCGTGTACGGGCGGGATGCCGAGGGCTTCCAGGTCCGCGCGAGGACCGATGCCGGAGTGCAGCAGCAGCCGCGGGGTGTCCACGGCGCCGGCGCATACGAGCACCTCCCGGCGGGCGGCGACCAGGGACTCCGTACCGTCCGCCGCGCGTACGTGGACTCCGCGCGCGCGGGTGCCGTCGAGTTCGAGGCGGTAGGCCCAGGTCTCCAACAGGATGTGGAGGTTGGGGCGTTCGTCCATGACGGGGTGCAGGTAGGCCACCGACGCGGAGGAGCGCTTGTTGTCCTCGGGGTGGTAGGCGAGGTCGAAGAAGCCGGCGCCCTCGTGGAAGGGCTTGCGGTTGAAGCCCTCGACGCGCGGGACGCCCAGGGCGGTCCGCGCGGAGTCGACGAAGTCGCGGGCGATGGCGTTGCGGTCCTTCTCTGCCACCGGGACGATGTTGTTGAGGAGCTTGTCGTAGTACGGGTCCATGGCGGCCGCGTTCCAGCCCTCGGCTCCCGCCGCCTCCCATTCGTCCCAGTCGGACGGAAGCGGCTTGAAGGCGATGAGGGTGTTGTGCGAGGAGCAGCCGCCGAGGACGCGGGCGCGGCTGTGGCGGATGTGCGAGTTGCCGCGGGGCTGCTCGGTGGTGGGGTAGTCGTAGTCGAGTTCGCCGCCCAGCAGGCCCATCCAGCGGCGCAGGGTGAGCACGTCGGGGCGGTCGACGTCGCTGGGGCCGCCCTCGATGACGGCGACGGTGACGTTCGGATCCTCGGTCAGGCGGGAGGCGATCACCGATCCGGCGGTACCGCCGCCGATGACGACGTAGTCGTACTCCGGCTCGTGCTTCGGCTTGTGCCCCGGCTCGTGCTCGGCGGGCGTGGGGGTGTTCGTGGGGGTGGGGGTGTTCGTGGGGGTGGTCATGGTGGTGCTCCTCTGTCAGCCCGCTCAGCCCGCGAACCAGCGCACGGGGCGCGGGGCGAGGTTCTGGTACACGTGCTTCGTCTCGCGGTACTCGGCCAGGCCCGACGGGCCCAGTTCGCGCCCGGTGCCGGACTTGCCGAAGCCGCCCCACTCCGCTTGGGGGAGGTAGGGGTGGAAGTCGTTGATCCAGACGGTGCCGTGGCGCAGTCGAGCCGCCACGCGGCGGCCACGACCCGGGTCGGAGGTCCACACGGCGCCGGCGAGCCCGTACTCGGTGTCGTTGGCGAGCGCGAGGGCCTCGGCCTCGGTGCGGAAGGTCTCGACGGTCAGGACCGGCCCGAAGACCTCCTCCCGTACGACGCGCATCCCGCGGTGGCAGCGGTCCAGCACGGTCGGGCGGTAGAAGAATCCGGGCCCGTCGGGCCTCCGGCCGCCGGCGCGGAGCACGGCTCCCTCGGCGAGGGCGGAGGCCACGTACTCCTCGGTGCGCTCGCGCTGGGCGGCGGACACCAGCGGTCCGCACTCCACGCCCGGGTCGGTGCCCCGGCCGAGGCGGATCCGGTCGGCGCGGCGGGCGAGTTCGGCGACGAAGCGCTCGGCGACGTTCTCCTCGACGATGAGGCGGGAGCCGGCGGAGCAGACCTGGCCGCTGTGCATGAACGCCGCGTTGAGGGCCTGGTCGACGGCGGTGTCGAAGCCCTCCTCGGTGGCGCAGGCGTCGGCGAAGACGACGTTGGGGTTCTTGCCGCCGAGTTCGAGGGCGACCTTCTTGACGGAATCGGCGGCCGCGCGCATCACCTTCGTACCGCTGGCGAGGCCGCCGGTGAAGGAGACGAGTGCGACGTCGGGGTGGGCGGCGAGGCGCGCGCCGACGGGGTCGCCGGGACCGGTGACCAGGTTCGCCACGCCCGCCGGCAGACCGGCCTCCGCCAGGAGTTCGATGAGGGCCACCGTGGACAGCGGGGTGATCTCGCTGGGCTTGAGGACGAAGGTGTTGCCGGCGGCCAGGGCGGGTGCGATCTTCCAGGAGGCCTGGAGGAGCGGGTAGTTCCACGGGGTGATCAGGGCGCAGACCCCGACGGGCTCGTGGACGACGACGCTGTGGACGTCCGGGGTACCGGCGTCGACCACGCGGCCCGCGCTCTCGCCGGCCACGAGGTCGGCGAAGTAGCGGAAGGCGTCGGCGACGCAGTCGACGTCCACACGCCCCTCTTCGAGGGTCTTGCCGGCGTCGCGGCTCTCCAGGAGCCCGAGGCGTTCGCGGTCGCGGTGGAGGAGGTCGGCGGTACGGCGCAGCAGTGCGGCCCGCTCCAGGACGGGCGTCCGGGGCCACTGCCCGCCGTCGAAGGCCGCGCGGGCGGCGCCGACGGCGGCGTCGGTGTCGGCGATGTCGCCCTCGGCGACGACCGCCAGGACCGTGGCGTCCGCCGGGTCGAGGACCTCTCGGGTCGCGCCTGACACCGCTGACCGCCAGGTCCCGGCGATGTGGATGGTCTTCTGCTCGGACACGACGCGCTGTACCTCCGGTGCGGACGCCGCGGCTGACCCGCGGCGCTGTTCGTGCCCGCTTGCCCGGACCTCCCCAAGCCATGCCCTTTACGTCACTGGAAGTGACTGGAGTCACTCCACGCACTGCGCCCGTGCGGCCACTTGTCCGGGCGGCGGGACGGGGAGGGGAGGGGCTTCGGGAGGTGTGCGCCCGGAGCGACGGTCAGCCGGTCGGCAGGCCCAGTCCGTAGTAGGTGACGTGGTAGTCGCCCACGTACGCGGCCTCGCCGCCGACGATCAGGTCGGTCGGCTCGCTGACCCCTGCCGCTCTCGCCGTCGCCACGAGCATGTCCGCGAGTGCTCGCCCCTTCGGTTCGCCGGGACCGCCCGCGTCCACGCGCCACATCGGATCGCCGTCGCCGAAGGTCGCAGCCGTCCCCGGGTACCGGTCGACCGTGCCCCAGCCGAGTGCGGCGGGATCGACCTCGTCCGGGGCGAAGCAGGCGATCGACAGGCGGTCGCGGCACACCACGTCGAAGAGGAGCGGCGCACTGCGGCCGTCGCGCCCGTAGAGCGGCATCGAGACGCCGATGCCGAGGGCGGTGGTCTCGGCGGGCAGGGCGCCGAGGAAGTCCCCCAGCGACCTGGTGACGGTCTCCCAGCTACGGGCGCTCCAGCCGCCCGGGAAGCCGAGGCCCACGTTGGCCGGGTCCCGATTGGTGCCGAAGAAGCCGCTGATCGAGTGCTCTTCGCCGACTCCCTGACGCCAGAACCAGTTCTCCGCCGGGTCGGTGGGCTGCAGGACGAGCTCCGGCCCCGACGTGCCGGCGCGCAGTTCCAGGGTGTCCGGCCTGCCGCGCCAGCGCACGAAGGGCGTGCCCCAGAGTTGCCCGCTGTCGTAGAAGGGTCCCAGGTCGCCGTGCGAGCCGATGACGGACGGCTTGCCCAGCGCCGCGGTGATTTCCTCCCGGGCGGCGCGGAAGGCGGCGGCCTGCGCCGCTGCGTCCGACGCGGCGATCGCCACCGGCACCGCGAGCTCCACGTACGACTCGCCGTCGACGTACCGTTCCTCGTACGTGCCGACCGGACGGAGGCGGGCGTCGCCCGAGGGGCGGCCGGTGATCAGGACGGGACTGTCCGGCGTCCCCTTCCAGGCCCAACCGAGTTCGGTCGCCAAGGCCCGCACACCGTCCGGCGACCAGCCGCCGCTGTCCGCCGCGACGAGGCGCCGGGCGAGGTCCGCGATGGATTGCCCTGCGCCGGATTGCCCAGTGATGGATTGCCCAGTGATGGATTGCCCTGTGGCGCTTCCCTGTTGATCGTTCATCCGATCATCGTGCCC
Coding sequences:
- a CDS encoding ABC transporter substrate-binding protein — encoded protein: MRDAHHRRPPRRRGAAVLAAATGLAVLTGCGAADMTRQSSPYAAADGARTVTLSVQSWVGAQANTAVASYLLEHELGYRVDTVQVDEVPAWDALSQGRVDAILEDWGHPEQEERYVRGKKTITPGGDLGVTGHIGWFVPTYFAEAHPDVTDWKNLDKYADRLRTPESRGKGQLMDGSPSYVTNDKALVKNLGLDFEVVFAGSEAAQITQIKQFAKERKPFLTYWYEPQWLFERVPMTEVKLPEYTEGCADDPQKVACAYPHTPLRKYLNTRFANAGGEAAAFLKRFHWTKEQQNEVSLMIAEQKLSPREAAKRWVERNEKVWKPWVA
- a CDS encoding ABC transporter permease subunit, translated to MTATPTHTPAHTPAPAHIPAQTPADSRAAATRSDAPQSAERSAAGQGSSHRAPAAQDRPRRVLHGLAARRAFLLPMGVAVVLLIPLAVAFPGAGGWPTALAVDLSGPLGRVGDWIIDHRDSHPLFLYFFGHVSNAVVVAVRVVYVLLLAAGWTGVTALAALVAWRLAGIRLALTCAAAFAACGLLGMWVPTMQTLALMVVAVAASVVLGALLGLAAGLSTRADRLLRPVLDTMQILPAFAYLLPMVLVFGIGVPAAVLATVVYAAPPMARLTALGLREADAGVLEAATSLGTTGRQRLLTARLPLARRQLLLGVNQAVMTGLSMAVIASVIGAGGLGDRVYQALASVDVGAALAAGIPIVLLAVVLDRTADAAGRRIGADPVPPGEQHLLRRVFCGWYGRLLTLLAAVAAAVVGRMAGSTVWPGSWTVSPADPVNSAVAWMTDHLYSGVPVVGGTADWAAGFTGRLLDPLRGVLQATPWWLLLLVAFGLALRAGTWRTALTAVLALAAVGVLGVWEASLDTLSQVLVAVAVTLVLGFAIAVGAARSARAERLLRPVLDVCQTLPQFVYLIPVVALFGVGRAPAAAAAVVYALPAVVRITVQGLREVDPTTVESARSLGATRSQLLRQVQLPLARPALLLAVNQAMVLVLAVVIIGGLVGGGALGYDVVLGLAQGDLATGLVAGAAIVCLGLLLDRVTQPAKEA
- a CDS encoding glycine betaine/L-proline ABC transporter ATP-binding protein, giving the protein MNTTPATPTTATPATDPVGTHPVFSVDGLWKVFGPDKAAAKVPGSADADLSAAELRERTGCTAAVRGVSFDVRKGEVFVVMGLSGSGKSTLVRCLTRLIEPTAGRLAIDGEDVIAMDAARLRALRRRRVAMVFQHFGLLPHRTVLDNVAYGLEIQGVARGDRRDRALELVAKVGLEGLEHRHPDRLSGGQQQRVGLARALACDPEVLLFDEPFSALDPLIRREMQEEVARLHHEEGRTMVFITHDLAEALRLGDRIALMRDGRIVQLGTPEEIVGSPADDYVRDFVRDVPREQVLTVRTAMRPAAAGEAEQGPALHPATTVVEAIEAVARSGGPARVVDHGRCLGVVDDAALLAVVAGLPATTGRGVAA
- a CDS encoding GMC oxidoreductase, giving the protein MTTPTNTPTPTNTPTPAEHEPGHKPKHEPEYDYVVIGGGTAGSVIASRLTEDPNVTVAVIEGGPSDVDRPDVLTLRRWMGLLGGELDYDYPTTEQPRGNSHIRHSRARVLGGCSSHNTLIAFKPLPSDWDEWEAAGAEGWNAAAMDPYYDKLLNNIVPVAEKDRNAIARDFVDSARTALGVPRVEGFNRKPFHEGAGFFDLAYHPEDNKRSSASVAYLHPVMDERPNLHILLETWAYRLELDGTRARGVHVRAADGTESLVAARREVLVCAGAVDTPRLLLHSGIGPRADLEALGIPPVHDLPGVGENLLDHPESVIVWETDGPIPENSAMDSDAGLFVRRDPDSPGPDLMFHFYQVPFTDNPERIGYERPAHGVSMTPNIPKPRSRGRLYLTSADPEVKPALDFRYFTDEDDYDGRTLVDGIRLAREVAATEPLASWLRREVCPGPEITGDEELSAYARSVAHTVYHPAGTCRMGAVDDPEAVVGPDLRIRGLDGIRIADASVFPTMPAVNPMIGVLMVGERAAELLTRGGGTR
- a CDS encoding aldehyde dehydrogenase family protein, which gives rise to MSEQKTIHIAGTWRSAVSGATREVLDPADATVLAVVAEGDIADTDAAVGAARAAFDGGQWPRTPVLERAALLRRTADLLHRDRERLGLLESRDAGKTLEEGRVDVDCVADAFRYFADLVAGESAGRVVDAGTPDVHSVVVHEPVGVCALITPWNYPLLQASWKIAPALAAGNTFVLKPSEITPLSTVALIELLAEAGLPAGVANLVTGPGDPVGARLAAHPDVALVSFTGGLASGTKVMRAAADSVKKVALELGGKNPNVVFADACATEEGFDTAVDQALNAAFMHSGQVCSAGSRLIVEENVAERFVAELARRADRIRLGRGTDPGVECGPLVSAAQRERTEEYVASALAEGAVLRAGGRRPDGPGFFYRPTVLDRCHRGMRVVREEVFGPVLTVETFRTEAEALALANDTEYGLAGAVWTSDPGRGRRVAARLRHGTVWINDFHPYLPQAEWGGFGKSGTGRELGPSGLAEYRETKHVYQNLAPRPVRWFAG